In Rutidosis leptorrhynchoides isolate AG116_Rl617_1_P2 chromosome 2, CSIRO_AGI_Rlap_v1, whole genome shotgun sequence, one genomic interval encodes:
- the LOC139893665 gene encoding histone H2B-like: MAPKAGAGKKPVAEKTPAAEKTPAEKKPKAEKKIPKDAASADKKKKRHKKSVETYKIYIFKVLKQVHPDIGISGKAMGIMNSFINDIFEKLAQEASRLGRYNKKHTLSSREIQTAVRLVLPGELAKHAVSEGTKAVTKFTSG; this comes from the coding sequence ATGGCACCAAAAGCAGGAGCCGGGAAGAAACCAGTAGCAGAGAAGACACCAGCAGCAGAGAAGACACCAGCAGAGAAGAAACCAAAGGCCGAGAAGAAGATCCCAAAGGACGCCGCATCAGCCGATAAGAAGAAGAAGAGGCACAAGAAATCAGTGGAGACATACAAGATTTATATCTTCAAGGTGTTGAAGCAAGTTCATCCAGATATTGGTATTTCAGGTAAGGCAATGGGGATTATGAACTCTTTTATCAATGATATTTTCGAGAAGCTTGCTCAGGAAGCTTCTAGGCTTGGAAGGTACAACAAGAAGCACACGCTTTCGTCACGTGAGATTCAGACTGCTGTTAGACTTGTTCTTCCTGGTGAACTTGCTAAACATGCTGTTTCTGAGGGTACTAAGGCTGTTACCAAGTTTACTAGTGGTTAG